A genomic segment from Clostridium pasteurianum BC1 encodes:
- a CDS encoding MBL fold metallo-hydrolase, whose protein sequence is MKLKVLGSSSSGNCYLLQAKEETLILECGIRYKEILQGLNYKIDNVNSCLITHSHKDHSKAIKDIIKAGIDIYTSKGTIDACEVSGHRVHIIKSEQQFKLGEFTILPFATEHDAAEPLGFLIYHPEMGTMLFATDTYYIQYKFLRLSHILIECNYDGEIMTSNIDNGTLNVGLALRLAKSHMSLDNCKTLLKATDLEDVRNIVLIHLSSLNSDSELFKTDIEKLTGKPTYVAESGLEIDLESEFDG, encoded by the coding sequence ATGAAGTTAAAAGTATTAGGGAGCTCTAGTAGTGGTAACTGCTATCTCTTGCAGGCTAAAGAAGAAACTTTAATCCTTGAATGTGGTATTAGGTATAAAGAAATTTTACAAGGCTTAAATTACAAAATTGACAATGTGAATTCATGCTTAATTACCCATTCTCATAAGGATCATAGCAAAGCTATAAAAGACATAATAAAAGCTGGTATAGATATTTATACCAGCAAAGGCACAATTGATGCTTGTGAGGTATCAGGACACAGAGTTCATATTATTAAAAGTGAACAGCAATTTAAGTTGGGTGAATTTACTATACTTCCATTTGCTACTGAACATGATGCTGCGGAACCTTTAGGATTTTTAATATATCACCCTGAAATGGGTACAATGCTATTTGCTACAGACACATATTACATTCAATATAAATTTCTGAGGCTGAGCCATATACTCATTGAATGTAATTATGATGGGGAAATTATGACCAGTAATATTGATAATGGAACTTTAAACGTAGGATTAGCTTTAAGATTAGCAAAGTCTCATATGAGCTTGGATAACTGTAAAACTCTATTAAAAGCAACGGATCTTGAAGATGTTAGGAATATAGTATTGATACATTTATCATCTTTGAACAGTGATTCAGAGCTATTTAAAACAGATATAGAAAAGTTAACTGGTAAACCAACTTATGTTGCTGAGTCAGGTTTAGAAATTGATTTGGAGAGTGAATTTGATGGGTAA
- a CDS encoding DUF4373 domain-containing protein yields the protein MKETYYFSHDFNARNDPKILAMRSKYGSEGYGWYWMIIEILREQSEYKLEHNKYLCITLAMQLQCDCNALHNYVEDCINEYHLFESDGVYIWSNSLMRRMEEKATKSENGRKAAKARWNKASKDKKDVKKCNENASAMHTQCDSNAIKESKVKESKVKENKREREDNSHTQEALELCKYYSELKPGQDITSDLASLEIFIEIYGFDWTKEAIQKCVSGKGKFIKPWVETVLKNWVQERKGENNGAKSNKQNNREDEVAATGETEGAELTKRALEKYGGTLGVVECDI from the coding sequence ATGAAAGAAACCTATTACTTTTCCCATGATTTTAATGCCAGAAATGATCCTAAAATTTTAGCTATGAGAAGTAAGTATGGCTCAGAAGGATATGGATGGTATTGGATGATTATTGAGATATTAAGAGAGCAATCTGAATACAAACTTGAGCATAATAAATACCTTTGCATTACTCTTGCTATGCAACTGCAATGCGACTGTAATGCACTGCATAACTACGTAGAAGATTGCATAAATGAGTATCATTTATTTGAATCTGATGGGGTATATATATGGTCCAATAGTCTTATGAGAAGAATGGAAGAAAAGGCCACTAAATCAGAGAATGGCAGAAAAGCGGCTAAGGCTAGATGGAATAAGGCTTCAAAGGATAAAAAAGATGTAAAAAAATGCAACGAAAATGCAAGTGCAATGCATACGCAATGCGACAGCAATGCTATAAAGGAAAGTAAAGTAAAGGAAAGTAAAGTAAAAGAAAATAAAAGAGAGAGAGAAGATAACTCTCACACACAAGAAGCATTAGAACTTTGTAAATATTATTCTGAATTAAAACCAGGACAAGATATAACTTCTGATTTAGCATCTTTAGAAATTTTTATAGAGATCTATGGATTTGATTGGACAAAAGAAGCAATTCAAAAATGTGTTTCTGGAAAAGGGAAATTTATAAAACCTTGGGTTGAAACTGTATTAAAAAATTGGGTCCAGGAAAGGAAGGGTGAAAACAATGGAGCAAAGTCTAATAAACAAAACAATCGAGAAGATGAAGTTGCTGCAACAGGAGAGACAGAAGGAGCAGAGCTCACCAAAAGAGCCCTTGAAAAGTACGGAGGAACATTGGGAGTTGTTGAATGCGACATCTAA
- a CDS encoding DnaA ATPase domain-containing protein, producing the protein MLNATSKCPHGKCDGSGMMWLRNPETLETKAQYCTCREQKLQNKRLAFANIPKEFSSLTIKSFDSEIYKNKEDVMRARIAKKQAVKYVNSFEEEFESIGKGLYFYSATKGSGKTRLAVSIGNAILSTKHKQVKFVTSLDILKEIKNTYNRESKYTESQLIESINGVQILIVDDIGVEQPTPWVNEILFSIFDTRMKYNRVTIFTSNCSVENLKHDDRLRSRIFKMAIPVEMPEEDIREKQSKDQNREMQDLLLAE; encoded by the coding sequence TTGTTGAATGCGACATCTAAGTGCCCACATGGAAAATGTGATGGTAGCGGAATGATGTGGCTTAGAAATCCAGAAACCCTTGAAACTAAAGCTCAATATTGTACCTGCAGGGAACAAAAACTGCAAAATAAAAGACTTGCTTTTGCTAATATCCCTAAAGAGTTTTCATCCCTAACGATTAAATCCTTTGATTCTGAGATATATAAAAACAAAGAAGATGTAATGCGTGCCAGGATAGCTAAGAAACAGGCAGTGAAGTATGTAAATAGCTTTGAGGAAGAGTTTGAATCCATAGGCAAGGGATTATATTTCTACAGCGCCACAAAAGGCAGCGGCAAGACAAGACTTGCAGTAAGCATAGGGAATGCAATTCTAAGCACAAAACATAAACAGGTTAAATTTGTTACATCCTTGGATATTCTTAAAGAAATTAAAAACACATATAACCGGGAAAGTAAATATACTGAATCCCAGCTCATTGAAAGTATAAATGGAGTTCAGATTCTGATTGTTGATGATATTGGAGTAGAGCAGCCTACACCGTGGGTAAATGAAATTCTATTCTCAATCTTTGATACAAGGATGAAATATAACAGAGTAACAATATTTACTTCAAATTGCTCTGTTGAGAACCTTAAACATGATGATCGATTAAGAAGCAGAATATTTAAAATGGCTATTCCAGTAGAGATGCCTGAAGAAGACATAAGAGAAAAGCAAAGCAAAGATCAAAATAGAGAGATGCAAGATTTACTTCTTGCTGAATAA